AAGCATTCACTACCCTAGCTTTTGTATCATTGGACCAAAACGGTGATCGAGAGTTTAGCTTTGCAAGAAAACCTGGTGCAGATATGTTTATTAGCCTTAACGAAGATAGCAAAAATGCATTATCTAATACTAATTTCTTCCATTTTGGCAGCATTTCTCTAATCACTGAGCAAAGTCGTGAAGCAACTAAACTTGCTGTAAAAACAGCTAAAGATAATGGTGCTGTAATTAGTTTTGATCCAAATATAAGATTGGATCTCTGGGATAGTCAGAAAAATCTTCTAGACCAAGTTCATTGGGGTTTAAAAAATGCAGATATAATTAAATTAAGCGATGACGATCTAAATTGTCTAACTGATATACTTCCAGAAAATTTCATAAGAGATCTCTTTAGTCATACTGATATTAAGTTGATACTCTATACCTCAGGTAAAGAAGGCTCTAAAGCTTACTATTACGATCAAGTAACAAATGACTTACGTTTCGTTTTCAGAAAAAATGAATTTGAGATTAACGCTGTTGATACAACTGGAGCTGGAGATATTTTTACTGGTGCGTTCTTAAGCAGTTTAAACTTAGACCAATATAATAAAACTACTAACAGAGAAAACTTCCAAGAGTGGATTCTAGACTTCAAGGACCTGGAAAACCACCTCGATTTCGCAAATAAATTTGCTGGGTTATCAACTCTAAAACACGGTGGAATTCCAAGTATTCCAAGTAGTGAGGAGTTTAATGAGTTTTATAATGTTTAA
Above is a window of Fastidiosipila sanguinis DNA encoding:
- a CDS encoding carbohydrate kinase family protein, which encodes MSKKYDLITLGELLIDFTISNEIKENANPETEIYAANPGGAPANVVACAQKLGLSTAFIGSVGADHFGEVLINTLQTINIDTFLIQKTEEAFTTLAFVSLDQNGDREFSFARKPGADMFISLNEDSKNALSNTNFFHFGSISLITEQSREATKLAVKTAKDNGAVISFDPNIRLDLWDSQKNLLDQVHWGLKNADIIKLSDDDLNCLTDILPENFIRDLFSHTDIKLILYTSGKEGSKAYYYDQVTNDLRFVFRKNEFEINAVDTTGAGDIFTGAFLSSLNLDQYNKTTNRENFQEWILDFKDLENHLDFANKFAGLSTLKHGGIPSIPSSEEFNEFYNV